In Bacillus kexueae, the following proteins share a genomic window:
- a CDS encoding DUF1294 domain-containing protein, translating into MYIWVYLLIVNFIGFISMWRDKRKAERNRWRIRESTLWLIAFFGGAFMMMVAMHLLRHKSRHLTFRIGLPILTVIHIVMTFFLL; encoded by the coding sequence ATGTACATATGGGTATATTTGTTGATTGTCAATTTTATCGGATTTATTTCAATGTGGCGGGATAAGCGGAAAGCGGAAAGAAACCGGTGGCGTATTCGTGAAAGTACGTTATGGCTCATTGCGTTTTTTGGTGGAGCGTTCATGATGATGGTAGCGATGCACCTTCTACGTCATAAATCAAGGCATCTTACATTTCGCATCGGTTTGCCAATACTTACTGTTATTCACATCGTGATGACGTTCTTTTTGTTATAG
- the rpmI gene encoding 50S ribosomal protein L35: MPKMKTHRGSAKRFKKTGSGKLKRSHAYTSHLFANKSQKQKRKLRKSAVVSKGDFKRIREMLTNLK, translated from the coding sequence ATGCCAAAAATGAAAACTCACCGCGGTTCAGCGAAACGTTTCAAAAAGACTGGATCTGGAAAATTAAAACGTTCTCATGCATACACAAGCCACTTATTTGCGAACAAATCTCAAAAGCAAAAGCGTAAGCTTCGCAAGTCTGCAGTTGTGAGCAAAGGTGACTTCAAACGTATCCGTGAAATGCTAACAAACCTTAAATAA
- the sspI gene encoding small acid-soluble spore protein SspI, with protein MNLNLRQAIIANVSGNTQDQLKDTIVDAIQSGEEKMLPGLGVLFEIIWNQADEAERQEMLQCLEQGLKH; from the coding sequence ATGAATTTAAATTTACGTCAAGCGATCATAGCTAATGTTTCTGGAAATACACAGGATCAATTAAAAGATACTATTGTTGATGCGATACAAAGCGGGGAAGAAAAGATGCTCCCGGGATTAGGCGTTTTGTTTGAAATTATTTGGAATCAAGCTGATGAAGCAGAAAGGCAAGAAATGCTACAATGCCTTGAACAAGGACTGAAACATTAA
- a CDS encoding replication initiation and membrane attachment family protein, producing the protein MNYHWKELVPVDRYVVRTNGMLHDYDRKVMTMLYQPLIGVKAYSLFMSLWSEVEENKLSGSESTHHVLMSMMQLPLNEIYQERLKLEGLGLLKTYVAEEIDTKKFIYELQPPLSPKWFFQDGMLNVFLYNRVGKNRYQQLKAFFSDESMNEKARNITRNFDEVFQSVLLSELKTEPEEGMELARDYVDRSKGATVSVGDEVFDFSLFLAGISENLIPKKSITPSVKEAIKKLSYVYSIGPIEMKNVVLDAMDVNEEVNIEKLRKSARDWYQLEYGGELPSLVEKVQPIAYRVAKSDHLDDKDRELIEQLESLTPKQFLVDISGGIEPAPSDLRILEDVMFKYQLLPGVVNVLVYYVMLRTDMKLQKGYVEKIASHWGRKGVKTVKEAVEMAKKEHRQYQEWAEAKTSNDKKRRPIIRKEKLPKWLKNNQNEETVEKEIDDEEFERERRKLEEKIKRFKNKQKNEE; encoded by the coding sequence GTGAACTATCATTGGAAAGAGCTAGTACCCGTCGATCGCTACGTAGTTCGTACCAATGGTATGCTACATGATTATGATCGTAAAGTTATGACAATGCTATACCAACCGTTAATTGGTGTGAAAGCGTATAGTTTGTTTATGTCACTTTGGAGTGAAGTGGAGGAAAATAAACTTTCCGGTTCTGAATCCACACACCATGTATTAATGAGCATGATGCAACTGCCGTTAAATGAGATTTATCAAGAGCGATTAAAGCTTGAAGGATTGGGGCTATTAAAAACGTACGTGGCAGAAGAAATAGATACGAAAAAATTTATTTACGAATTACAACCACCTCTTTCCCCGAAATGGTTTTTTCAAGACGGCATGTTAAATGTTTTTTTATATAATCGGGTAGGGAAAAACCGGTATCAGCAATTAAAAGCCTTTTTCTCGGACGAGTCCATGAATGAAAAAGCGAGAAATATTACACGCAATTTTGATGAAGTATTTCAATCCGTCTTATTGTCAGAGTTGAAGACAGAACCGGAAGAAGGAATGGAATTAGCAAGGGATTATGTCGACCGATCTAAAGGAGCTACTGTTTCGGTTGGCGATGAAGTGTTTGACTTTTCGTTATTTTTAGCTGGCATTTCCGAGAACCTCATCCCGAAAAAGTCGATTACGCCTTCTGTGAAAGAAGCCATTAAAAAGCTATCATATGTTTATTCAATTGGCCCAATTGAAATGAAAAATGTCGTATTAGATGCGATGGATGTAAATGAAGAGGTTAATATTGAAAAACTAAGAAAATCAGCTCGTGATTGGTATCAGTTAGAATATGGTGGAGAGCTTCCTTCATTGGTGGAGAAGGTTCAACCCATTGCTTATCGTGTGGCTAAATCAGATCATCTAGATGATAAAGATCGTGAGCTAATTGAACAGTTAGAATCTCTTACACCGAAGCAATTTCTCGTCGATATCTCTGGTGGAATTGAACCAGCGCCCTCTGATTTGCGCATACTAGAAGATGTTATGTTTAAATATCAGCTTCTACCTGGTGTTGTAAATGTCTTAGTCTATTATGTCATGCTTAGAACGGACATGAAGCTACAAAAAGGGTATGTTGAAAAGATAGCAAGCCATTGGGGAAGAAAAGGTGTGAAAACGGTAAAAGAGGCAGTGGAAATGGCGAAGAAAGAGCATCGTCAATACCAAGAGTGGGCGGAAGCTAAAACATCCAATGATAAGAAAAGAAGGCCAATTATCCGTAAAGAAAAATTACCGAAGTGGTTGAAAAATAATCAAAATGAAGAGACGGTAGAAAAAGAAATTGATGATGAAGAGTTTGAGCGAGAACGAAGGAAATTAGAAGAAAAAATTAAACGGTTTAAAAATAAACAAAAGAATGAAGAATGA
- the rplT gene encoding 50S ribosomal protein L20 — MPRVKGGTVTRRRRKKVLKLAKGYFGSKHRLYKVANQQVMKSLMYAYRDRRQKKRDFRKLWITRINAAARMNGLSYSRLMHGLKLAGIEVNRKMLAELAVSDEKAFAQLAEAAKAQLNK; from the coding sequence ATGCCACGCGTAAAAGGCGGAACTGTTACTCGTAGACGTCGTAAGAAAGTACTTAAATTAGCGAAAGGTTATTTCGGTTCTAAACATCGTTTATATAAAGTTGCTAACCAGCAAGTAATGAAATCTTTAATGTATGCTTACCGTGATCGTCGTCAGAAAAAACGCGACTTCCGTAAGCTTTGGATTACTCGTATCAATGCTGCTGCACGTATGAACGGCCTTTCTTACAGCCGTTTAATGCACGGTTTAAAATTAGCTGGTATCGAAGTAAACCGCAAAATGCTAGCTGAATTAGCAGTTAGCGACGAAAAAGCATTCGCTCAATTAGCGGAAGCTGCTAAAGCTCAATTAAACAAGTAA
- a CDS encoding sigma-w pathway protein ysdB produces the protein MMILIVRLLLFSFFVFLIYRLVRYFLSPKRKLELAYEQKAFFLLDDTDNVRKNFHITYKGALFEGEKYLGTTNTSFEVISIFIWTKTPERLKGLTKNDFLFLEEKVLEKYPHAKIDWKSPIKELVADNEA, from the coding sequence ATGATGATTTTAATAGTTCGTCTCCTACTATTTTCTTTTTTCGTCTTTTTGATTTATCGACTTGTTCGTTATTTTCTCAGTCCAAAACGAAAGTTGGAGCTTGCCTATGAACAAAAAGCCTTTTTTCTTTTAGACGATACGGACAACGTTCGAAAAAATTTCCACATCACCTATAAAGGGGCCCTATTTGAAGGGGAAAAATATTTAGGTACGACGAACACTTCATTTGAAGTTATCTCAATTTTCATTTGGACAAAGACCCCCGAACGATTAAAAGGTCTAACGAAAAACGATTTTCTATTTCTAGAGGAGAAAGTGCTTGAAAAGTACCCACATGCAAAAATTGATTGGAAAAGTCCGATTAAGGAGCTTGTAGCAGACAATGAGGCATGA
- the infC gene encoding translation initiation factor IF-3 produces MISKDMFVNEGIRARELRVIGQNGDQLGIKSRQEALELASRANLDLVLVAPGAKPPVARIMDYGKFRFEQQKKEKEARKKQKIINVKEIRLSPTIEEHDFNTKLRNARKFLEKGDKVKATIRFKGRAITHKEIGQRVLDRFSEACADVSSIESKPKMDGRSMFLVLAPNNEKN; encoded by the coding sequence ATTATTAGCAAAGACATGTTTGTAAACGAGGGCATTCGCGCTCGTGAATTGCGTGTAATTGGTCAAAACGGTGATCAGCTAGGAATTAAATCACGTCAGGAAGCTTTAGAATTAGCATCTCGTGCGAACTTAGACTTAGTGTTGGTTGCGCCAGGCGCAAAACCACCAGTTGCTCGTATTATGGATTATGGAAAATTCCGCTTTGAGCAGCAAAAGAAAGAAAAAGAAGCACGTAAGAAGCAAAAGATTATTAACGTTAAAGAAATTCGTCTTAGCCCGACGATTGAAGAACATGACTTCAATACAAAGCTTCGTAATGCACGTAAGTTCCTTGAAAAAGGGGACAAAGTGAAAGCAACGATCCGTTTTAAAGGTCGTGCGATTACACATAAAGAAATCGGACAGCGTGTGCTTGACCGTTTCTCTGAAGCTTGTGCAGACGTAAGCTCGATTGAATCTAAACCGAAAATGGATGGACGTAGCATGTTCCTAGTGCTAGCGCCAAATAACGAAAAGAACTAA
- the dnaI gene encoding primosomal protein DnaI yields the protein MESIEKSLQGLVKRQDFQERFNQLRKTVLADPKIKQFIQEHSSEIDRAMIDRSLVKLYEFTGQSKNCEQCSSFEQCKNLVKGYTPSLVIQGKTIDCTYNECAKKIAYEERKRHESLVKSMYIPKEVLRAELDNIALDDKSRLQVVSYAHDFVEQYSNGKQMKGLYLHGPFGVGKTYVISAIANELAAKNIPSMIVYVPEFMRELKGSIHDQSLNEKVDAVKNVRVLMLDDIGAESMSSWMRDDILGAILQYRMLENLPTFFTSNFDLDGLQHHLTYSQRGEMEEVKALRIMERIKYLATPMELEGKNRRLEN from the coding sequence ATGGAATCGATTGAAAAGAGTTTACAAGGGCTTGTGAAACGGCAAGATTTTCAGGAGCGATTTAATCAGTTACGAAAAACCGTTTTAGCAGATCCGAAAATAAAACAATTTATTCAAGAGCACTCATCGGAAATTGATCGAGCGATGATTGACCGCTCTTTAGTCAAATTGTATGAATTTACGGGGCAAAGTAAAAATTGTGAACAGTGTAGCTCATTTGAGCAATGTAAAAATTTAGTTAAAGGGTATACCCCATCTCTTGTTATTCAAGGAAAGACTATTGATTGTACGTATAATGAGTGTGCAAAAAAAATAGCGTATGAAGAGCGAAAACGTCACGAGTCGTTAGTGAAAAGTATGTACATTCCAAAAGAAGTTCTTCGAGCAGAACTAGACAATATTGCGTTAGATGATAAGAGTAGACTACAAGTTGTGAGCTATGCTCATGATTTTGTTGAACAGTATTCGAATGGAAAACAAATGAAAGGCTTGTATTTACACGGTCCATTTGGGGTAGGGAAAACATATGTCATTTCGGCTATCGCGAATGAACTTGCTGCGAAAAATATCCCATCGATGATTGTGTATGTTCCCGAATTTATGCGTGAATTAAAAGGTTCTATTCATGATCAATCATTAAACGAAAAAGTAGATGCTGTGAAAAATGTGCGTGTTCTTATGCTGGATGATATTGGCGCTGAATCCATGTCCAGTTGGATGAGAGATGACATATTAGGAGCGATCCTCCAATATCGAATGCTTGAGAATTTGCCTACATTTTTTACCTCAAATTTTGATTTGGACGGATTGCAACATCACCTCACATATTCTCAACGTGGGGAGATGGAAGAAGTTAAAGCGTTGAGAATTATGGAGCGAATAAAATATTTAGCTACACCGATGGAGCTGGAAGGAAAGAATCGACGACTGGAAAATTAA
- the thrS gene encoding threonine--tRNA ligase, with the protein MSEVVKITFPDGVVKEFQKGITTEEIAASISPGLKKKSIAGKLDGNLIDLSTPIENDGAIEIVTQGSEDALEILRHSTAHLMAQAIKRLYKDVKLGVGPVIENGFYYDIDMEEAITPEDLPKIEKEMKKIVGENLPVIRKEVSRNEAKKMYEEIGDHLKLELIDDIPEGESISIYEQGEFFDLCRGVHVPSTGKIKEFKLLSVAGAYWRGDSNNKMLQRIYGTAFFTKEDLKEHLRLLEEAKERDHRKLGKELNLFTTSQKVGQGLPLWMPKGATIRRTIERYIVDKEVQLGYEHVYTPVLGSVDLYKTSGHWDHYQEDMFPKMEMDNEELVLRPMNCPHHMMVYKNEIHSYRELPIRIAELGTMHRYEMSGALTGLQRVRGMTLNDAHIFVRPDQIKDEFIRVVRLTEEVYKDFGIKDYSFRLSYRDPQDTEKYFDDDAMWEKAQSMLKEAMDELGLDYYEAEGEAAFYGPKLDVQVRTALGKDETLSTVQLDFLLPERFDLTYVGEDGKQHRPVVIHRGVVSTMERFVAFLIEEYKGAFPTWLAPVQVQVIPVSPAVHLDYAKQVKENLQREGIRVELDARDEKIGYKIREAQMKKIPYMLVVGDNEIKEEAVNVRKYGEQKSETMPFAQFVEGLVKEAKK; encoded by the coding sequence ATGTCAGAAGTTGTAAAAATTACATTTCCTGATGGAGTAGTAAAGGAGTTCCAAAAAGGAATCACAACAGAAGAAATTGCTGCTTCTATTAGCCCAGGGCTTAAGAAAAAATCAATTGCTGGTAAATTAGATGGAAATCTCATTGATTTAAGCACACCAATTGAAAATGATGGTGCGATTGAAATTGTTACGCAAGGTTCTGAGGATGCACTAGAAATTTTACGCCATAGTACTGCTCACCTTATGGCACAAGCGATCAAGCGTTTATATAAAGATGTAAAGCTTGGAGTAGGTCCTGTTATTGAAAACGGGTTTTATTATGATATTGATATGGAAGAAGCGATTACTCCTGAAGATCTTCCGAAAATCGAAAAAGAGATGAAAAAAATTGTAGGAGAAAACTTGCCAGTCATTCGTAAAGAAGTCAGCCGCAATGAGGCGAAAAAAATGTACGAAGAGATTGGTGACCATTTAAAATTGGAGTTAATTGATGACATTCCAGAGGGTGAATCAATTTCCATTTATGAACAAGGAGAATTCTTTGATTTATGTCGTGGTGTACACGTCCCGTCTACTGGTAAGATTAAAGAGTTTAAATTATTAAGCGTTGCTGGAGCTTATTGGCGTGGAGACAGTAACAACAAGATGCTTCAACGTATTTACGGAACGGCATTCTTTACTAAAGAGGACTTAAAAGAACATTTACGCTTGTTAGAAGAAGCGAAAGAGCGTGACCACCGTAAATTAGGGAAAGAGCTCAACTTATTCACAACATCCCAAAAAGTCGGACAAGGTTTACCGCTATGGATGCCGAAAGGGGCGACAATTCGTCGTACAATCGAACGATACATTGTGGATAAAGAAGTTCAACTTGGATATGAACATGTTTATACACCGGTGTTAGGTAGCGTTGATTTATATAAAACGTCTGGTCACTGGGATCATTATCAAGAAGATATGTTCCCGAAAATGGAAATGGACAATGAAGAACTTGTTTTACGTCCGATGAACTGCCCTCATCACATGATGGTTTACAAAAACGAAATTCACAGTTACCGTGAGCTTCCAATTCGTATCGCAGAACTTGGAACGATGCACCGCTACGAGATGTCAGGGGCTTTAACTGGCCTTCAACGCGTACGTGGTATGACATTAAACGATGCACATATTTTCGTTCGCCCAGACCAAATTAAAGACGAATTTATTCGAGTTGTTCGCTTAACCGAGGAAGTATACAAAGACTTTGGTATTAAAGATTATTCATTCCGTTTATCCTATCGTGACCCACAAGATACGGAAAAATATTTTGACGATGATGCAATGTGGGAAAAAGCGCAAAGCATGTTGAAAGAAGCGATGGACGAGCTTGGGTTAGACTATTATGAAGCAGAAGGAGAAGCTGCATTCTACGGGCCGAAGCTAGATGTACAAGTGCGTACAGCATTAGGAAAAGACGAAACGCTATCAACAGTTCAGCTTGATTTCTTATTACCAGAGCGCTTTGATTTAACGTATGTTGGGGAAGATGGAAAACAACACCGTCCGGTCGTTATTCACCGAGGAGTCGTATCAACGATGGAGCGCTTTGTTGCTTTCTTAATTGAAGAATATAAAGGAGCATTCCCAACATGGCTTGCGCCTGTACAAGTGCAAGTAATTCCAGTTTCACCTGCTGTTCATCTCGACTATGCAAAACAAGTTAAAGAGAATTTACAGCGCGAAGGAATACGTGTGGAATTAGATGCACGTGATGAGAAAATCGGCTACAAGATTCGTGAGGCTCAAATGAAGAAAATTCCATATATGCTTGTAGTAGGGGATAACGAAATTAAAGAAGAAGCAGTAAATGTTCGTAAGTATGGTGAACAAAAATCAGAAACGATGCCATTTGCACAATTTGTTGAAGGATTAGTGAAAGAAGCTAAAAAATAA
- the nrdR gene encoding transcriptional regulator NrdR, with product MKCPSCHHQGTRVLDSRPVDEGKSIRRRRECEDCQYRFTTFEKVEEIPLIVVKKEGTREEFSREKMLRGLIKACEKRPVALKQLEDLSHEIEKELRNQGVSEVNSDAIGEMVMDRLAEIDDVAYVRFASVYRQFKDINVFIEELKELIKKER from the coding sequence ATGAAATGTCCTTCCTGTCATCACCAAGGTACAAGAGTGCTTGATTCTCGTCCAGTAGATGAAGGAAAATCAATCCGAAGACGGAGGGAATGTGAAGATTGCCAATACCGATTCACGACATTTGAAAAAGTGGAAGAGATACCTCTTATCGTTGTGAAAAAGGAAGGGACTAGAGAAGAATTTAGTCGTGAAAAGATGCTTCGTGGTCTCATCAAAGCTTGTGAAAAGCGCCCAGTTGCATTGAAGCAATTGGAAGATTTGTCGCACGAAATTGAAAAAGAATTGAGAAATCAAGGGGTTTCAGAAGTGAATAGCGATGCGATTGGTGAGATGGTTATGGATCGCTTAGCGGAAATAGATGACGTAGCGTATGTACGCTTTGCTTCGGTATATAGGCAATTTAAAGATATAAATGTCTTCATTGAAGAGTTAAAGGAATTAATCAAAAAAGAACGCTAA
- a CDS encoding dUTP diphosphatase, with the protein MDVQKLFDLQYVLDNHIETKHQLQHESLLKRKVLAFLVELGELANETRCFKFWSVKPPSEKEIILEEYVDGLHFLLSIGLELNLQDVSFSIEEDKKIDLTDHFLNLFQAISEVDEHTTLNQYKALFTQYIQLGLALEFSVQNIYDAYISKNEVNHERQNQGY; encoded by the coding sequence ATGGACGTTCAAAAACTATTTGACCTGCAATACGTTTTAGATAATCATATTGAAACAAAGCATCAACTCCAACATGAATCCCTTCTAAAGCGAAAAGTTCTCGCTTTTTTAGTTGAGTTAGGTGAGCTTGCTAATGAAACACGGTGCTTTAAATTTTGGAGTGTTAAACCACCCTCTGAAAAAGAAATTATTTTAGAGGAATATGTGGATGGGCTACATTTTCTTCTTTCAATTGGACTTGAACTGAATTTACAAGATGTCTCATTTTCAATTGAAGAAGATAAAAAAATCGATTTAACAGATCATTTCCTCAACCTTTTCCAAGCTATTTCAGAGGTCGATGAACATACAACGCTGAATCAATACAAGGCATTGTTTACACAATATATTCAGCTCGGGCTCGCACTTGAATTTTCTGTACAAAATATTTACGATGCGTACATATCAAAAAATGAAGTGAATCACGAGCGGCAAAACCAAGGATATTGA
- the ytxC gene encoding putative sporulation protein YtxC gives MVQIVLSTKKEADHFLNILIDMITFGRDTVWKEKENVVTCKSEKWYEFLEEVLLPSLLTFMTRVKEPQLLLSIIRDRFYFTDEDEQQQILHIAQSIIEGERHEIPQVKQFEPRESFLRSSFLSFLHPNLDFFMESFIRFRLNHYVERLCEYVEISIEEYKLEQEYQSFIQSLRDYIMKKEPKVHHLHILHEGSSRFAIYGEAFLEFSPEDLKRSIDRDFIYQHPMYIDSHLLAPLVSMAPKYISLYSDDQDEGMIVTIQNIFQERLELISRSLFYERKVSF, from the coding sequence GTGGTTCAAATTGTACTCTCAACAAAAAAAGAAGCAGATCACTTTTTAAACATACTAATTGATATGATAACATTTGGGCGTGACACCGTGTGGAAAGAAAAAGAAAATGTGGTCACATGTAAAAGTGAAAAATGGTATGAATTTTTGGAAGAAGTATTGTTACCATCTCTTTTAACGTTTATGACAAGAGTTAAGGAACCTCAACTGCTCTTATCTATTATTCGGGATCGGTTTTATTTTACAGATGAAGATGAACAGCAGCAAATTTTACATATAGCTCAAAGTATTATAGAGGGTGAGCGTCACGAAATTCCTCAGGTGAAGCAGTTTGAGCCGAGAGAGTCTTTTTTACGTTCGTCTTTTCTGAGCTTCTTGCATCCAAATCTTGATTTTTTTATGGAATCATTTATTCGTTTTCGCCTGAATCATTATGTAGAACGATTATGTGAATATGTTGAAATTTCAATTGAAGAGTACAAGCTAGAGCAAGAGTATCAAAGCTTTATACAAAGTTTGCGCGACTATATTATGAAAAAGGAACCGAAAGTTCACCACCTCCATATACTTCACGAGGGTTCTTCTCGTTTTGCTATTTACGGTGAAGCTTTTCTTGAATTCTCTCCTGAGGATTTGAAAAGGTCAATTGACCGAGATTTTATTTATCAGCATCCGATGTACATCGATTCGCATTTGCTTGCTCCACTCGTTTCGATGGCTCCCAAGTATATTTCTCTTTATTCGGATGATCAGGACGAAGGGATGATTGTAACGATTCAAAATATTTTTCAAGAGCGGTTGGAGCTCATCTCGCGTTCATTATTTTACGAGCGAAAAGTTTCTTTTTAG
- a CDS encoding cytosolic protein, with protein MLQKIQSIFTNQQETREHHDDPQLRSRYYKVTKKTAIATLQEVFKQLQGFEVGHVSEERGEMSVNVKLRKKAFMVVSVVTVRPFETAIDFTVSTETPLPIDFGFSKQVIASLYQQLDQKLPKVDRN; from the coding sequence ATGTTGCAAAAAATACAATCAATTTTTACCAATCAACAAGAAACGAGAGAACACCACGACGATCCTCAATTACGAAGTCGCTACTATAAAGTTACTAAGAAAACGGCAATAGCAACACTACAAGAAGTTTTCAAACAGTTGCAGGGCTTTGAGGTCGGGCATGTATCAGAAGAACGTGGTGAAATGAGTGTAAATGTAAAGCTTAGAAAAAAAGCATTTATGGTTGTGTCTGTTGTTACTGTTCGCCCATTTGAAACAGCAATTGACTTTACGGTGTCTACAGAAACGCCACTTCCAATTGACTTTGGTTTTAGTAAACAAGTTATCGCTTCTTTGTACCAACAATTGGATCAAAAGTTGCCGAAAGTCGATCGAAACTAG
- the speD gene encoding adenosylmethionine decarboxylase, translating into METMGRHVISELWGCDFDKLNDMDFIEKTFVDAALKSGAEIREVAFHKFAPQGVSGVVIISESHLTIHSFPEHGYASIDVYTCGDLDPNIAADYIAEALGAETRENIEIPRGMGPVQVKQKQANVL; encoded by the coding sequence ATGGAAACAATGGGACGTCACGTTATCTCTGAGTTATGGGGATGCGATTTTGATAAGTTAAACGATATGGATTTTATTGAAAAAACATTTGTTGATGCAGCATTAAAATCTGGTGCTGAAATTCGCGAGGTTGCGTTTCATAAATTTGCGCCTCAAGGTGTCAGCGGAGTTGTCATTATTTCTGAATCACATTTAACAATTCACAGCTTTCCTGAGCATGGCTATGCAAGCATCGATGTTTATACATGCGGTGATTTAGATCCAAACATTGCAGCTGACTATATTGCGGAAGCACTTGGTGCAGAAACGCGTGAAAATATTGAAATCCCACGTGGAATGGGACCTGTGCAAGTGAAGCAAAAACAAGCCAATGTACTGTAA
- a CDS encoding M42 family metallopeptidase, translating to MAKLDETLTMLKELTDAKGIPGNEREPREVMKKYISPYADEVSTDGLGSLIAKKVGDPEGPKIMVAGHLDEVGFMVTQIDDKGFIRFQPVGGWWSQVMLAQRVTIVTSKGDVTGVIGSKPPHILPPELRKKPVEIKDMFIDIGASSREEAMEFGVRPGDQVVPYFEFTVLQNEKMLLAKAWDNRIGCAIAIDVLKHLKDENHPNVVYGVGTAQEEVGLRGARTSAHTVEPDIAFGVDVGIAGDTPGVTEKEAQGKLGAGPQIILYDASMVSHKGLRDFVTGIADELEIPYQFDAIPGGGTDSGAIHLTANGVPALSITIATRYIHSHAALLHRDDYENTVRLITEIIKRLDRETVHKITFDS from the coding sequence ATGGCGAAATTAGATGAAACTTTAACCATGCTGAAAGAATTAACGGATGCAAAGGGTATTCCTGGTAATGAACGTGAACCACGTGAAGTGATGAAGAAATACATATCTCCATATGCAGATGAAGTATCAACGGATGGTCTTGGAAGTTTAATTGCTAAAAAGGTAGGGGACCCAGAAGGGCCGAAAATTATGGTCGCTGGCCATTTAGATGAAGTAGGTTTTATGGTCACTCAAATTGATGATAAAGGGTTTATTCGTTTTCAACCTGTTGGTGGTTGGTGGAGTCAAGTGATGCTTGCACAACGTGTGACAATTGTGACGTCTAAGGGCGATGTAACAGGTGTCATAGGTTCAAAGCCACCACACATCTTACCACCTGAGCTTCGTAAAAAGCCGGTCGAAATTAAGGATATGTTCATTGATATCGGTGCGTCAAGTCGTGAAGAAGCGATGGAATTCGGAGTGCGTCCTGGCGACCAAGTCGTTCCATACTTTGAATTTACGGTACTACAAAATGAAAAGATGCTTTTAGCGAAAGCATGGGACAATCGAATTGGATGTGCAATTGCGATTGATGTGCTCAAACATTTAAAAGATGAAAACCATCCAAATGTAGTGTACGGTGTGGGGACAGCACAGGAGGAAGTTGGCTTACGCGGTGCTCGTACTTCTGCTCATACGGTTGAACCGGATATCGCTTTTGGGGTTGATGTTGGGATTGCAGGTGATACGCCAGGTGTAACAGAAAAAGAAGCACAAGGAAAATTAGGGGCAGGACCTCAAATTATTTTATACGATGCTTCGATGGTGTCCCATAAAGGATTGCGTGATTTTGTAACAGGAATTGCCGATGAATTAGAAATTCCTTATCAATTTGATGCAATTCCAGGTGGTGGAACAGACTCAGGTGCCATTCATTTAACGGCTAACGGCGTTCCAGCATTATCCATTACAATTGCAACACGTTATATCCACTCTCATGCAGCTTTACTACATCGTGATGACTATGAGAATACAGTGAGGCTGATAACTGAAATTATTAAACGATTAGATCGTGAAACTGTTCATAAAATCACATTTGATTCGTAA